From Candidatus Manganitrophus morganii, the proteins below share one genomic window:
- the pgeF gene encoding peptidoglycan editing factor PgeF — MEILTQMQPYQWVQNSGQGYIVLPRLSAPGVFHFFGTRLLSESALYEAGSGRLGKAIRVRQVHGDRIWPVSESDAGRGEGPEPRLIGDALATDRSHLLITVSTADCVPVLLFDPVQRAVSAIHAGWRGTSLNISGKAVREMASRYGSEPSALLAGIGPCIGPCCYEVGEDVWGEIEAKYSPGPEVVIHEREGKAKLDLARLNALQLAEAGLNPDKIAFSGLCTSCLPGLFYSFRRDKKRVGNMTSGIMLIDGT; from the coding sequence ATGGAGATCCTGACACAGATGCAGCCGTATCAGTGGGTTCAGAACAGCGGACAAGGGTATATCGTCCTTCCCCGGCTCAGCGCGCCGGGGGTTTTCCATTTCTTCGGGACCCGTCTTCTCTCCGAAAGCGCGCTCTACGAGGCCGGCTCAGGGAGGCTGGGGAAAGCAATCCGTGTGCGCCAGGTTCATGGGGATCGGATCTGGCCGGTCTCCGAATCGGACGCGGGAAGGGGGGAAGGCCCGGAACCGCGGTTGATCGGTGACGCATTGGCAACCGATCGTTCGCATTTGTTGATCACCGTGTCGACGGCCGATTGTGTGCCGGTCCTCCTCTTCGATCCGGTCCAGAGGGCGGTCTCTGCGATTCACGCCGGGTGGCGGGGGACCTCCTTGAACATTTCGGGGAAAGCGGTTCGTGAGATGGCATCACGGTACGGTTCGGAACCGAGCGCGCTTCTCGCCGGCATCGGCCCCTGCATCGGCCCTTGCTGCTATGAGGTAGGGGAAGATGTCTGGGGGGAGATCGAGGCGAAGTATTCTCCCGGTCCGGAAGTGGTGATCCATGAAAGGGAGGGAAAGGCGAAGCTGGATCTGGCCCGATTAAATGCGCTGCAACTCGCCGAGGCGGGTCTCAATCCGGACAAGATCGCCTTTTCCGGCCTCTGTACCTCTTGTCTTCCCGGTCTGTTCTATTCTTTTCGTCGGGATAAAAAGAGGGTGGGGAACATGACCAGCGGGATTATGCTGATTGATGGGACCTAA
- a CDS encoding D-alanine--D-alanine ligase, producing the protein MPLDQFLGKRIGVLMGGMSAEREVSLKSGRAIAASLDRLGYTAVPIDVDSEVAQALRAERIEIAFNALHGRYGEDGAIQGTLEVMRIPYTGSGILASALGMDKIASHDLFQSHGIPVPPFQVLTEEALSGFRADGLSFGFPLVVKPAMEGSSVGVTIVSGPGEIDSALKEAFQYGPRILIEKYISGMEVQVGILGSKALGAIEIRPKTKFYDYTAKYVPGMSEHFFPAPLPADVYQKVLDWGLRAHHVLGCTGYSRVDLLVDRQNHPSVLEVNTLPGMTETSLLPEIARGVGIDFDALVECILETAGLDK; encoded by the coding sequence ATGCCTTTAGATCAGTTTCTCGGAAAGCGGATCGGAGTGTTGATGGGAGGGATGTCGGCGGAGCGGGAGGTGTCGCTGAAGAGCGGGCGGGCGATCGCCGCTTCGCTCGACCGGCTCGGCTACACCGCCGTCCCGATCGATGTCGATTCCGAGGTGGCGCAGGCCCTTCGGGCCGAGCGAATCGAGATCGCCTTCAACGCGCTGCACGGCCGGTATGGGGAAGACGGCGCGATTCAGGGGACGCTGGAGGTGATGCGGATTCCTTACACCGGCTCCGGCATCCTGGCGAGCGCCCTCGGAATGGATAAGATCGCCTCGCACGATCTCTTCCAATCGCATGGGATTCCGGTTCCGCCGTTTCAGGTTTTGACGGAGGAAGCGCTCTCCGGGTTCCGCGCAGACGGCCTCTCGTTCGGGTTTCCCCTTGTGGTGAAGCCGGCGATGGAAGGCTCCAGCGTCGGGGTCACGATCGTCTCGGGGCCGGGAGAGATCGATTCCGCGCTGAAAGAGGCTTTTCAATATGGTCCCCGGATTTTGATCGAGAAGTATATCTCAGGGATGGAGGTCCAGGTCGGGATTTTGGGAAGCAAGGCGCTCGGGGCGATCGAGATCCGGCCGAAGACAAAATTTTATGACTATACCGCCAAGTATGTTCCCGGCATGTCGGAGCATTTCTTCCCGGCGCCGCTCCCGGCCGATGTTTATCAAAAGGTCCTCGACTGGGGGCTGAGAGCGCATCACGTATTAGGGTGCACCGGCTACAGCCGGGTCGACCTTCTGGTCGATCGGCAGAATCACCCCTCTGTTCTGGAGGTCAACACACTTCCGGGGATGACCGAAACGAGCCTCCTCCCGGAGATCGCCCGGGGGGTCGGGATCGATTTCGACGCGCTGGTCGAATGCATTTTAGAGACGGCAGGATTAGACAAATAA
- the murC gene encoding UDP-N-acetylmuramate--L-alanine ligase, whose amino-acid sequence MFRKVQHIHFVGIGGVGMSGIAEILLNMGFQVSGSDRAASEQTRRLASMGGTIYVGHDSRHIEGAEVLVYSSAVRPDNVEIVAAKQQKVPVIPRAEMLAELMRLRYGIAVAGAHGKTTTTTMVATVLAEGGLDPTAVIGGKVNSFGGHAKKGEGDFLVAEADESDGSFLKLSPTVAVVTTIDREHLDYYRTFEAIQATFLSFINKIPFYGLAILCGDDRAIAELIPRVEKRYLTYGTATHLDLVAEEMAFQPWKTTFHARFHGEALGRFTLPVPGRHNVLNALAAIAVGLELEIPVESIRKGLEGYRGVERRFQLQGEKNGVWVIDDYGHHPTEIRATLAAAKRGWGCELVVLFQPHRYTRTRDLLDDLAGSFTDADHLILTDIYAAGEPPIPGIDGERLCQAVAASGHPDVMFLRDRAEMLAAVEKKAKPGMMVITLGAGDIWKLGKAFLSGSEGVK is encoded by the coding sequence AGCAGACCCGCCGGCTGGCGTCGATGGGGGGGACCATTTATGTGGGCCACGACTCCCGCCACATCGAAGGGGCGGAGGTCCTCGTCTACTCTTCGGCGGTCCGGCCCGACAATGTCGAAATCGTCGCGGCGAAGCAGCAGAAAGTTCCTGTGATCCCCCGGGCCGAGATGCTGGCGGAGTTGATGCGGCTTCGATACGGAATCGCCGTCGCCGGCGCGCATGGAAAGACAACCACAACGACGATGGTCGCAACCGTCCTGGCCGAAGGGGGGCTCGATCCGACGGCGGTGATCGGGGGAAAGGTGAACAGCTTCGGCGGCCATGCGAAGAAGGGGGAGGGAGACTTTCTGGTGGCCGAGGCCGATGAGAGCGACGGCTCGTTTTTGAAGCTCTCGCCGACGGTGGCGGTGGTGACGACGATCGACCGGGAGCATCTCGACTACTACCGGACGTTCGAGGCGATCCAGGCGACGTTCCTCAGCTTCATCAACAAGATTCCGTTTTATGGACTGGCGATCCTTTGCGGCGACGATCGGGCGATCGCTGAACTGATCCCGCGGGTGGAGAAGCGTTATCTGACCTACGGCACGGCGACCCATCTTGATCTGGTCGCGGAAGAGATGGCCTTCCAGCCCTGGAAGACGACCTTCCATGCGCGATTTCACGGCGAAGCGCTCGGGCGCTTCACGCTGCCGGTGCCGGGCCGGCACAATGTGCTGAATGCCCTGGCCGCGATCGCCGTCGGATTGGAGCTGGAGATTCCGGTCGAATCGATCCGAAAGGGATTGGAAGGATACCGGGGGGTCGAGCGGCGCTTTCAACTGCAAGGGGAGAAAAACGGAGTCTGGGTCATCGACGATTACGGGCACCACCCGACCGAGATCCGGGCGACCCTGGCGGCGGCGAAGCGGGGGTGGGGATGTGAGCTGGTCGTCCTCTTCCAACCGCACCGGTATACACGAACCCGCGATCTTCTGGATGATTTAGCGGGATCGTTCACCGACGCCGATCACCTGATTCTCACCGACATCTATGCCGCCGGCGAGCCGCCGATTCCGGGGATCGACGGGGAGCGGCTCTGCCAGGCGGTCGCGGCGAGCGGTCATCCCGATGTGATGTTTCTCCGCGACCGCGCCGAGATGCTCGCCGCGGTCGAAAAGAAGGCAAAGCCCGGGATGATGGTGATCACCCTCGGCGCCGGCGATATTTGGAAGCTGGGGAAAGCGTTTCTCTCCGGGTCGGAGGGAGTGAAGTAG
- a CDS encoding FtsQ-type POTRA domain-containing protein: MKALAIQRNKRRRGRLSWARLITWLRPTLWAVLLGGSLFALYLGGQRLTASPAFQVREIRWTGLHHLKEPEMTARFRSIVGRSLFRVDIAQIQREIQANPWIKEAVVRKEFPDRLRIQVIERVPAAVEIDSARRPLLRDEEGKILQQNGEPPEELPRIIHYNPAAYAQGLQLASLISDTLEKEGAEPSLFVIDLADPENLMVHFPEGVLHFGKEEYPERWRRFLEIREDLERRGISDREIDLRYRRKVIVKDGFIPDEGERGLWPGEKEAGRESQF; the protein is encoded by the coding sequence ATGAAGGCACTTGCGATCCAGAGGAATAAAAGAAGAAGAGGCCGGCTCTCTTGGGCGCGACTGATCACCTGGCTCCGGCCGACGCTCTGGGCCGTTCTCCTCGGTGGAAGTCTCTTCGCGCTTTATCTCGGCGGACAGCGATTGACGGCCTCCCCTGCATTCCAAGTTCGGGAGATCCGGTGGACCGGCCTTCATCATCTAAAAGAGCCGGAGATGACGGCGCGTTTTCGGTCGATTGTGGGACGGAGTCTCTTTCGCGTCGACATCGCCCAGATCCAACGGGAGATCCAGGCGAATCCATGGATCAAGGAGGCGGTCGTCCGGAAGGAATTTCCCGATCGGCTGCGCATTCAGGTGATCGAACGGGTTCCGGCGGCGGTCGAGATCGACTCGGCCCGCCGGCCGCTCCTCCGGGATGAGGAGGGAAAGATTTTACAGCAGAACGGAGAGCCCCCCGAAGAGTTGCCCCGGATCATTCATTACAATCCGGCTGCTTATGCGCAAGGGCTCCAATTGGCCTCGCTCATATCGGACACGCTGGAGAAGGAGGGGGCCGAACCCTCTCTTTTCGTGATCGATTTGGCCGATCCGGAGAACCTGATGGTTCATTTCCCGGAAGGTGTTCTCCATTTCGGCAAGGAAGAGTATCCCGAGCGGTGGCGGCGGTTTCTTGAAATTAGAGAAGATCTCGAACGGCGGGGAATTTCCGATCGGGAGATCGATCTCCGATACCGGCGAAAGGTGATTGTGAAGGATGGTTTCATCCCCGATGAGGGGGAGCGCGGATTGTGGCCCGGCGAGAAAGAGGCCGGGCGAGAGTCTCAGTTCTAA
- the murB gene encoding UDP-N-acetylmuramate dehydrogenase: MRVMQMEPEKKEGLPLKEALKDYPGEVRFDEPVAPYSSLKVGGPAEAMVFPRSSAEVVLLMERIGRYRLPYFVLGGGSNLIVRDGGIPGVVVHLKHLSRIAFQEPDTLLADAGVSYPKLSTEAMAKGLSGLEFAAGIPGTVGGAIAMNAGIPGEETASVLSSVTLVDEEARVKTLPKEAIQFGYRTAALPKGIVTSASFRLTLAAPAEVEQKLKRLLKRRRETQPLSFPNVGSVFTNPPGDYAGRLVESVGLKGFRIGDAQISERHGNFIINLGNAKAGEVLALVAEMQTRVKERHGIDLELEAKVVGRDM, from the coding sequence ATGAGAGTAATGCAAATGGAGCCGGAGAAAAAAGAGGGCCTTCCGCTGAAAGAGGCCTTGAAAGATTATCCGGGGGAGGTCCGCTTCGACGAGCCGGTCGCGCCGTACAGCTCGCTCAAGGTCGGCGGGCCGGCCGAGGCGATGGTCTTCCCGAGATCTTCGGCGGAGGTGGTTCTCCTGATGGAGCGGATCGGCCGGTATCGGCTCCCCTATTTTGTCCTGGGAGGGGGGAGCAACCTGATTGTGCGCGACGGCGGAATTCCGGGGGTGGTCGTTCACCTGAAACATTTAAGCCGGATCGCCTTCCAGGAGCCCGATACCCTTCTTGCCGATGCGGGGGTCTCTTATCCGAAGCTCTCCACCGAAGCGATGGCGAAGGGTCTTTCCGGATTGGAGTTCGCCGCCGGGATTCCGGGGACCGTCGGCGGGGCGATCGCGATGAACGCCGGCATTCCGGGAGAAGAGACGGCATCGGTCTTGAGCTCCGTCACTCTCGTCGATGAAGAGGCAAGAGTGAAAACCCTTCCGAAAGAAGCGATCCAATTCGGTTATCGGACCGCGGCGCTTCCCAAGGGAATCGTGACCTCCGCCTCCTTTCGGCTGACATTGGCCGCCCCCGCGGAGGTCGAACAGAAGTTGAAGCGGCTGCTGAAACGGCGGCGGGAAACCCAGCCCCTCTCCTTTCCGAATGTCGGTTCGGTTTTTACGAATCCGCCGGGGGATTATGCCGGCCGGCTGGTCGAATCGGTCGGGCTCAAGGGGTTCCGGATCGGCGATGCGCAAATCTCCGAGCGGCACGGCAACTTCATCATCAATCTCGGAAACGCCAAAGCCGGCGAGGTGCTGGCCCTCGTCGCAGAGATGCAGACGCGGGTGAAGGAGCGGCACGGGATCGATCTGGAATTGGAAGCCAAGGTGGTTGGAAGGGACATGTAG
- the proC gene encoding pyrroline-5-carboxylate reductase produces the protein MKKQTAKLPTRLSFLGSGNMAEAIMKGVLAAGLFKAGDLLASDTSEARLKSIHQKYGIRTTRNNREAVREGDLVILGVKPLGVDGVLAEIKSELKEKVLVSVAAGVPLARLAAGLEREAKIIRAMPNAPALVQAGATALAPGKGVEQETLDLVLQIFDSIGKSWILEERYLDAVTGLSGSGPAFVFVMIEAMADGGVKSGLSREVALALAVQTVLGAAQMALQTGDHPARLKDFVASPGGTTIAGLHKLEEGKVRSAFISAVEAATRRSEELGKAK, from the coding sequence GTGAAAAAACAGACTGCGAAACTGCCGACCCGCCTCTCTTTTCTTGGATCGGGGAACATGGCGGAGGCGATCATGAAGGGGGTGCTCGCCGCCGGGCTCTTCAAGGCGGGCGATCTTCTTGCCTCTGATACCTCCGAGGCAAGGCTGAAGTCCATTCATCAAAAATACGGCATTCGAACCACCCGGAATAATCGGGAAGCGGTCCGCGAAGGAGATCTGGTGATCCTCGGGGTGAAACCGCTGGGGGTCGACGGGGTCTTGGCCGAAATTAAATCGGAGCTGAAAGAGAAGGTCCTCGTCTCGGTCGCCGCCGGCGTTCCCCTGGCCCGATTGGCCGCCGGCCTGGAGCGGGAGGCGAAGATCATCCGCGCCATGCCGAATGCGCCGGCGCTGGTCCAGGCGGGGGCGACGGCGCTGGCGCCGGGAAAAGGGGTGGAGCAAGAAACCCTCGATCTGGTCCTCCAGATTTTTGATTCGATCGGAAAAAGCTGGATCCTGGAAGAGCGCTACCTCGATGCGGTGACCGGCCTCTCCGGAAGCGGGCCGGCCTTTGTTTTTGTGATGATCGAGGCGATGGCCGACGGCGGGGTAAAGAGCGGGCTGAGCCGCGAAGTGGCCCTCGCCCTGGCGGTGCAGACGGTTCTCGGAGCTGCGCAGATGGCGCTCCAGACCGGGGATCATCCGGCACGCCTTAAAGACTTTGTCGCCTCTCCGGGGGGGACGACGATCGCCGGGCTCCATAAACTTGAAGAAGGAAAGGTCCGGTCGGCGTTTATTTCTGCCGTGGAGGCGGCGACGCGGCGGTCCGAAGAGCTGGGAAAGGCAAAATAA
- the ftsZ gene encoding cell division protein FtsZ translates to MFLFDEEEQESTSAKIKVVGVGGGGCNAINSMIQCGLQGVDFVAANTDIQALYMNPAPNKIQLGTKLTRGLGAGAKPQIGRESALEAVDQIREMLAGADMVFVTAGMGGGTGTGAAPIIAGIAKEMGALTVGVVTKPFQFEGAKRSHQAEDGVHEMKRACHTVIIIPNQRLLNVVEKGTPLRASFLVVDDILRQAVQGISDLITTPGLVNVDFADVRTIMSHTGRAVMGMGVSKGENRAIEAAQKAISSPLLEDSSIEGARGVLINITGGLDLSLGEVDEASSIIQKTVDPDANIIFGSVISESLTDEIKVTVIATGFEENERHEEPVDGESRPAKRAPQKSLDRTGYLRKVVREGGKEVIRMEGDDEWDVPTFLRKQAD, encoded by the coding sequence ATGTTTCTCTTTGATGAGGAGGAACAAGAGTCAACATCGGCGAAAATTAAGGTCGTCGGTGTCGGAGGAGGCGGTTGTAATGCGATCAACAGCATGATCCAATGCGGTCTCCAGGGGGTCGATTTCGTTGCGGCGAACACCGATATCCAGGCGCTGTATATGAATCCGGCGCCGAATAAGATCCAGCTCGGCACCAAGCTGACGCGGGGTCTAGGGGCGGGGGCGAAGCCGCAGATCGGACGGGAGTCGGCCTTGGAAGCGGTCGATCAGATCCGGGAGATGCTCGCCGGGGCCGATATGGTCTTTGTCACCGCCGGCATGGGGGGCGGGACAGGAACGGGCGCCGCGCCGATCATTGCCGGCATCGCCAAAGAGATGGGGGCATTGACCGTCGGGGTGGTGACCAAGCCGTTCCAATTCGAAGGGGCCAAGCGCTCCCATCAGGCCGAAGACGGGGTCCATGAAATGAAGCGGGCCTGCCATACGGTCATTATTATCCCCAACCAACGACTCCTGAATGTCGTCGAAAAAGGAACCCCGCTTCGCGCGTCGTTCCTGGTGGTCGACGATATCCTCCGCCAGGCGGTTCAGGGGATCTCCGACCTGATCACGACCCCCGGATTGGTCAATGTCGACTTTGCCGATGTCCGGACGATCATGTCCCACACCGGCCGGGCCGTCATGGGGATGGGGGTTTCCAAAGGGGAGAACCGGGCGATCGAAGCGGCGCAAAAAGCCATTTCCAGCCCCTTGCTGGAGGACAGCTCCATCGAGGGGGCGCGGGGGGTGTTGATCAACATCACCGGCGGACTCGACCTCTCGCTCGGCGAGGTTGATGAAGCCTCGTCCATTATTCAAAAGACGGTCGATCCCGATGCGAACATCATCTTCGGATCGGTGATCTCCGAGTCGTTGACCGACGAGATCAAGGTGACCGTCATCGCGACAGGGTTTGAAGAGAATGAACGTCACGAAGAGCCGGTCGATGGAGAGAGCCGGCCGGCCAAACGGGCGCCCCAGAAGAGCCTCGATCGGACCGGTTACCTGAGAAAGGTGGTTCGTGAAGGGGGCAAAGAGGTCATCCGCATGGAAGGGGATGACGAATGGGATGTGCCGACATTCTTAAGAAAGCAGGCGGATTAG
- the ftsA gene encoding cell division protein FtsA, with amino-acid sequence MAKRENILVGLDVGTTKICAIVGEVVDEKRIDIIGIGTHPSKGLKKGMVVNIESTVDSIKRAVEEAELMAGVEVNSVYTGIAGGHIKGLNSRGVIAVKDHEVTRADIARVVDAAKAVAIPMDREILHVLPQEFIVDSQDGIKDPLGMSGVRLEAEVHIITGLVTSAQNIVKSINRAGLQMAEMILQPLASSEAVLTPEERELGVVMVDIGGGTTDIATYIEGSVRHTAVLAVGGTHFTNDIAIGLRTPPADAEKIKVKYGCASTEMVKDNETIEVPSVGGRPPRVLSRQLLSEIIEPRAEEIFMLVAREIERMGFEERVASGVVITGGTSCLNGMVEVAERVLGLPVRRGVPAGMGGLIDVVGSPMYATGAGLILYAFRNQEKEDHRRNGKGQLFQRIKSQMKSWVKEFF; translated from the coding sequence TTGGCGAAGCGTGAAAATATTTTAGTCGGCCTCGATGTCGGAACGACGAAGATCTGCGCGATTGTGGGCGAAGTCGTCGATGAGAAGCGGATCGATATCATCGGCATCGGGACCCACCCCTCGAAGGGGCTCAAGAAGGGGATGGTGGTGAATATCGAGAGCACCGTCGATTCGATCAAGCGGGCGGTCGAAGAGGCCGAACTGATGGCGGGGGTGGAGGTCAATTCGGTCTACACCGGCATCGCCGGGGGGCATATCAAAGGGCTCAACAGCCGCGGGGTGATCGCCGTGAAGGATCACGAGGTGACCCGGGCCGATATCGCCAGGGTGGTCGATGCCGCGAAGGCGGTCGCCATCCCGATGGACCGGGAGATCCTGCATGTTCTCCCGCAAGAGTTTATCGTCGACAGCCAGGATGGGATCAAAGATCCCCTCGGCATGTCGGGGGTCCGCCTGGAGGCGGAGGTCCACATTATCACCGGCCTGGTGACGTCGGCCCAGAACATCGTCAAGAGCATCAACCGGGCGGGGCTGCAGATGGCGGAGATGATCCTTCAGCCGCTCGCGTCGAGTGAGGCGGTGCTCACCCCGGAGGAGAGAGAGCTCGGCGTCGTCATGGTCGACATCGGCGGCGGGACGACCGATATTGCGACCTACATCGAAGGGAGTGTCCGCCATACCGCGGTCTTGGCGGTCGGGGGGACCCACTTTACCAACGACATCGCCATTGGGCTTCGGACCCCTCCCGCCGATGCGGAGAAGATCAAGGTCAAATATGGCTGCGCTTCCACGGAGATGGTGAAGGACAATGAGACGATCGAGGTTCCGAGCGTCGGCGGGCGTCCGCCGCGGGTTCTCTCACGCCAGCTTCTCTCCGAGATTATCGAGCCGCGGGCCGAGGAGATTTTCATGCTGGTCGCGCGCGAAATCGAACGAATGGGTTTTGAAGAGCGGGTCGCCTCCGGGGTGGTGATTACCGGGGGGACCTCTTGTTTAAACGGGATGGTCGAGGTGGCCGAGCGGGTGCTCGGTCTTCCGGTCCGGCGGGGGGTGCCTGCCGGCATGGGGGGGCTGATCGACGTCGTCGGAAGCCCGATGTATGCCACCGGTGCGGGGCTCATCCTCTACGCGTTTCGGAATCAAGAGAAAGAAGATCATCGAAGAAATGGAAAAGGGCAGTTGTTCCAGCGGATCAAGAGCCAAATGAAGAGCTGGGTGAAGGAATTTTTTTAA
- a CDS encoding YggS family pyridoxal phosphate-dependent enzyme yields the protein MGEIARAVERIAARIQEAARRCGRNPAEITLVAASKGVGLDRVREGAEAGIQIFGENRVQEARAKFLESRFLEENKTAAVHLIGPLQTNKVKQAVGFFSLIHSIDSVRLAEKVAQEAEKQQITQPVLIEVNVGEETTKRGISIKEAPALIAQVRKLAPLSLEGLMTLPPPTPEPEGARPYFSRLRKLGQDLGLNRFSMGMSADFEVAVEEGATWVRIGTAIFGERKKEQK from the coding sequence ATGGGGGAGATTGCCCGGGCTGTCGAGCGGATCGCGGCGAGGATTCAGGAAGCGGCACGCCGTTGTGGCCGAAATCCGGCGGAGATCACGCTGGTTGCGGCATCGAAGGGGGTTGGGCTCGATCGGGTCCGGGAGGGGGCGGAGGCGGGAATACAGATCTTCGGCGAGAACCGGGTTCAGGAGGCCCGCGCCAAGTTTCTGGAGAGTCGATTTCTTGAAGAGAACAAAACGGCTGCGGTCCATCTGATCGGTCCGCTTCAGACGAATAAAGTTAAACAGGCGGTCGGCTTTTTTTCTCTGATCCACTCCATCGACTCGGTTCGTCTGGCCGAAAAGGTGGCACAGGAGGCGGAGAAGCAGCAGATCACCCAACCGGTATTGATCGAGGTGAACGTTGGGGAAGAGACGACCAAACGGGGGATTTCGATCAAAGAAGCGCCGGCGCTGATCGCGCAGGTTCGAAAGCTTGCCCCGCTCTCTTTGGAGGGGCTGATGACCCTTCCCCCCCCGACCCCGGAGCCGGAGGGGGCGCGTCCCTATTTTTCGAGGCTGCGCAAACTGGGACAGGATCTGGGGTTGAATCGCTTCTCGATGGGGATGTCAGCCGATTTCGAAGTGGCCGTTGAAGAAGGGGCGACCTGGGTGCGTATTGGAACGGCGATTTTTGGGGAAAGAAAAAAAGAACAAAAATAA